AGTAATGCTTGGTATGGGAAAAGCATATGTAAATGGAGAGCTTTTAGATGGAGCAGAGGCTATGAAAAAAGCAGGAGTTCCTATTCTAGAGGAACTTTCTTCTAAAGAGGGATTAGCACTTATCAATGGAACTCAGGTAATGACTTCAATTGGAGCACATGTAACATATGATGCAATCAATCTTATGAAACATCTGGATATTGCAGGAGCTCTTACAATGGAAGCTTTAAATGGAATAACTTGTGCATTTGATTCTAGAGTTCATGAAGTGAGAGGACATCAAGGACAAATAAAGACAGCAGAGAATTTTAGAAATATTCTTGCAGAAAGCAAATGTACAACTAAGCAGGGAGAAATGAGAACTCAAGATCCATATACACTGAGATGTATTCCACAAATACATGGAGCAAGTAAAGATGCTCTTGAATATGTAAGAGAGAAAGTTGAAATAGAAATGGAAGCAGTAACAGATAATCCGATAATTTTCTGTGATACAGATGATGTTATTTCAGGAGGGAACTTTCATGGACAACCTATGGCACTTCCATTTGATTTTTTAGGAATAGCAATATCAGAAATGGCAAATGTTTCAGAGAGGAGAATTGAAAGACTTGTAAATCCAAGCCTAAATTGTGGACTTCCAGCATTTTTGGTTGAAAATGGTGGTGTGAATTCTGGATTTATGATAGTTCAATATAGTGCAGCTTCTCTTGTATCAGAAAATAAAGTTTTGGCTCACCCAGCTTCAGTGGATTCTATACCATCTTCAGCAAATCAGGAAGATCATGTATCTATGGGAACTATAGCAGCTAGAAAAGCAGGAGAGATATTAAAAAATGCAAGAAAAGTAATAGCTATGGAGATTTTATCAGCCTGCCAAGGAATAGACCTCAAAAAAGTAAATAAAAATCTTGGACTTGGAACTGAAAAAGCATATACAGCAGTAAGAGAAATAGTATCATATTATGATAAAGACAGAGTTATGAATATAGATATCAATGCTGTAGAAACATTAATAGAAAAAAACAGTATAGTAGAAAATGTAGAAAAAGTTATTGGAGAATTAAAAATATAGGGGGATGTAAAATGATAAACAAAGACATATTTAATGCAATGACAATAAAACTGGCAGCTCAAGATATACCAGAAAAAATGCCTGAAATGGATCCTAAAATAAGAAGGGCTCCCAAAAGGGTAGTACATCTGGAAAAAGATGAAATAGAATTAGCACTAAAAAATGCTTTAAGATATATACCTGAAGAATATCATGAAAGACTGGCACCAGAATTTTTAAATGAATTAATGGAGCATGGAAGAATATATGGATATAGATTCAGACCAGAAGGAAGAATTTATGGAAAACCTATTGATGAATACAAAGGGAAATGTGTAGAAGCTAAAGCAATGCAGGTGATGATAGATAATAATCTTGATTTTGAAATAGCTCTTTATCCTTATGAATTAGTTACTTATGGAGAAACAGGACAGGTATGCCAAAACTGGATGCAGTACCTGCTTATAAAAAAATATCTTGAAAATCTTACTCAGGATCAAACATTAGTAGTAGCATCAGGACATCCTACAGGATTATTCAGATCAAATCCATATGCTCCAAGAGCTATAATAACTAATGCACTTATGGTAGGGGCATTTGATGATTATGATAACTGGGCAAGAGCAGCAGCTATTGGAGTAGCTAATTATGGGCAAATGACAGCTGGTGGCTGGATGTACATAGGACCTCAGGGAATAGTACATGGAACTTATTCAACAATACTTAATGCAGCAAGACTTTTCTGTGGAGTGGCAAAAGACGGAGATCTTACAGGAAAATTATTTGTTACTTCTGGATTAGGAGGAATGAGTGGAGCACAAGGAAAGGCTACTGTAATTGCTAAAGGAG
Above is a window of Fusobacterium varium DNA encoding:
- the hutH gene encoding Histidine ammonia-lyase, which encodes MRLVIGDRRLTLEDLINITRKGYKIEISEKAYERVAAARELVDRYVKEKKVSYGITTGFGKFSDTVISEEETGVLQKNLIMSHSCGVGNPLPVDMAKGIMLLRIVNLSKGHSGVRKIVLDTLVDMLNKDVTPFIPEKGSLGASGDLAPLSHMVLVMLGMGKAYVNGELLDGAEAMKKAGVPILEELSSKEGLALINGTQVMTSIGAHVTYDAINLMKHLDIAGALTMEALNGITCAFDSRVHEVRGHQGQIKTAENFRNILAESKCTTKQGEMRTQDPYTLRCIPQIHGASKDALEYVREKVEIEMEAVTDNPIIFCDTDDVISGGNFHGQPMALPFDFLGIAISEMANVSERRIERLVNPSLNCGLPAFLVENGGVNSGFMIVQYSAASLVSENKVLAHPASVDSIPSSANQEDHVSMGTIAARKAGEILKNARKVIAMEILSACQGIDLKKVNKNLGLGTEKAYTAVREIVSYYDKDRVMNIDINAVETLIEKNSIVENVEKVIGELKI